The Nicotiana sylvestris chromosome 6, ASM39365v2, whole genome shotgun sequence genomic sequence ATGACCCACTCTTCTATAAAAGAATTGGCTAATTACGATCGTGAAATTGAAAGATATCTTCAATTGCGCAGGAAAGAACAAACATCGTCTTCTCAAGGAGCAACTTGTGAAGAAATGGAAAATCAGAAAGCAGAGGACATTAATCCACTTGGGATCCCACCACCAGTCCATGTAGAAGAGCAATTTGATGAAGTGGAGTCAAGGCCAGCAAACAGAATCCTTAGGGATTATGCTAGACCTAATCACTTCAACTGTGAATCTAGTATCAGCAAGCCCCTAGTGGCagccaacaactttgaaatcagGACCGGCCTGATTCAGACAATTCAACAATCTTGTATCTTCATTGGTGATACAAGTGAAGACCCACATAGTCATTTAATTGATTTTCTAAAACTTGTAGAAACTGCTAAGTAAATGGagtacctcctgaagctatcaagttaaggctatttcctttttctttaaaaggATATGCCAAGACTTGGTTGCGAAGTTTGCCTCAAGGGTCCATTACGACATGGGACCAGATGACTCAGaagtttttaaataaatatttttcccCTGCTAAAACAACAAAGTTAAGACAAGACATATCTAATTTCTTGCAGACTGACACTGAGTCAGTTTATCAAGCTTGAGAAAGATTAAAAGCAATATTAAGAAAATGCTCACACCATGGCATTCTTGAACATATGCAATTGTACATTTTTTATCACAGGCTAAAACCATCTGCTAGAAATGTGATAGATGTAGCTGCAGGAGGTTCTGTAATAGGCAAAACCATAGAGGAAGCATTGCAACTATTGAATGAAATTTCTGAGAACGCTATCCAATGACCATCTGAGCGTGTAATCATTAAAAATGCTGCTACGGTAAATCAGATTGATGCTTTAAATACACTAACGCAACAGATTGTTTCTTTGGCATAAAAGTTTGAATCTTTTCAGGTGAATACACAACAATCAAACCACTATGAGGTTTGTGACATATGCGGAGGAAACCACCAGAACCATGAATGTCAAGCAACCAATCAAACGGATGAACATGTTAATGTCATCGGTTACAAGTCACATCCTTTTGGGAGTCCAATGGCACAGAAGCATCCAGGATTTCAGTGGAGTAACCCAAATGGTGCAGAAAACTCTCAAAGCTTCCAGAAACAACGGTACAGGGTCCACTGGGATACCAAAGTCAAAATCGTGGGCAGCCGAGTTACAGACCTTATCAGCAAGCAGGACCATATCAACAAACAAGGTCATACCAGCAGAGGCCCCAACAAGCTCATCCAAGTCTTGATGACCTTTTGTACAAATATATTAAGGTCACTGATGAAAAGATGGAAACCCAAAATTTATCCctcaaaaatctggaaattcaGTTAAGCCAATTGACAGCTCTTGTGTCAGAAAAGATTCAGGGTCCCTTACCAAGCAATACAGAGAAAAATCCAAAGGAGCACCTTAAGGCCATCACTTTACAGTCAGATAAGGAACTTGATGAACCTTATGGagacaaacaagaaaagaaccaGATAGAATAACAGGTAGACAAGGGTAAGAATTTTGAAAACCATCTGAACCATCAAAGgagaaagaaataaagaataaggaagaaaaaaattctaaaaaaatgGCTGCCCCACCTGTGAAAATTCCTTTTCCACAAAAAATGAAACGAGAAAAGCTTGATGGTCAATTTGCAAAAGTTTTGGAAATCTTAAAACAGATTCATATTAATATTCCTTTTACTGATGCTTTGTTGCAAATGCCTTCATATgccaaatttttaaaagaaattttgtcAAGCAAAAGGAAATTGGAAGAAGTTTCTGTGGTAATGCTTACTGAAAAATACAGTGCTATATTTCAAAATAAGCTACCACAAAAACTTGGTGATCCTGGCAGTTTTACCATTCCATGCACTTTGGGAGGTGTATATTTTGAAAAAGTACTTTGCGATTCTGGAGCTTcaataaatttgatgccattttCTATCTTTAGAAAATTAGATCTTAGTGAAATGAAGAACATAGGTATTTCTCTTCAGTTTGCAGATCAAAGTACTAAGAAACCTAAGGGAATAATTGAAAATGTGCTTGTAAGAGTAGATAAGTTtattttccctgtatattttataGTACTTGAAATGAAAGAATGTCCTGATGAACCGATAATTTTGGGTAGACAATTTCTTACTACAAGAAGAGCAATCATAGATGTTCATCAAGGGCAACTAATCTTGAGAGTTGATGAAGAAAGAGTCATttttgatatgcaaaagatactaAGATTTTCAGGAGATGAGGCATCATCTTCATGCTTTTCTATTGACATGATTAGTGATCTTGCAGATGAATTCAAAGATCAATTAATTTCATATTCAATGAAAATATATTTGACCAAATCAGGCACCGCACAAGATGATGATCCCGCAATTAGGAGAGAAGCCGAAATACTGGAAAAAGATTCTAAGGATAAGGAGATGCAATCAGAAGAAGTCAACCAAAAATTGAACTCAAAGTTCTTCCttctcatttaaaatatgtttatCTTGAGCAAGAATTATTTCCAGTAATTATTTCATCTTCTTTGACTGCAAAACAAGAAGAAAGACTAATTCAAGTCTTAAAAGCACACAAAGGAGCCTTAGGATGGACTGTAGAGGATATCAAAGGGATTAGTCCAGCAATTTGTACGCATAGAATCCTCATGGAAGATGGCTACAAGCCAATAATCCAACCCCAAAGGAGATTGAATCCTGCAATGCAGGAACTGGTGAAAAAGGAGATTGTCAAGCTTCTAGCGGCAGATATTATTTACCCAATTTCAGATAGCCCTTGGGTAAGTCCAGTTCAGGTAGTACCAaagaaaggaggtatgacagttataaagaataaaaataatgaaCTCATACCTACGATGACTGTTACAGGATGGAGAGTCTGTATTGATTATAGACGTCTCAATGATGCTACCagaaaagatcattttcctttACCATTTATTGATTAAATGTTAGAAAGAATTGCAAGATATGGTTTTTACTGTTTTCTTGATGGCTATTCAGGgcgtcatacctcctttttccgcccccgcgaggggtgaaggagtttttccaattaaaggacaatcgaaacgggatttgtttatttatttcagagtcgccacttgggagatttagggtgtcccaagtcaccggtttaatcccgaatcgaggaaaagaatgactccgtttaacagtccgcgaaccagaaatccggataaggaattctgttaacccaggagaaggtgttaggcattcccgagttccgtgattctagcacggtcgctcaactgtcatattcggcttgtttatctgattttatacaattatgagctcatgtgcaagttttaacttttaaccgcttttgtcattattattatatatttttatcaagaattgcaacatcatggaaatacatctccaaccacgtcacatcaatgcacccgtggttgttggcacatttcaactctggttgagatttagatttgggtcacataaatgtgcacccgagttttaagaaaattaaattattaaaggcgcgcctaaagcaactagcgtatcatttactttgggtagggctgtgagattttgctaaacggtccatcccgaagtctaagcaattttaaagcaaatatttactgagggccccacaattttgtatttttattcggcgaggctcatctcattcttatttttttaaaaaggaatttgcaacgtcatggacacgcatctcgaaccacatcacaatcaatgtacccgtgattagagacacatttcgactccgttgagatttggatttgggtcacataaatgtgcacccgagttcaagaaatttaatttaattaaatcgcgtctaaagagtctaacgcgttattatctttggggaaggcagtgaaattcactaaacagtccatcccaaattctaagtatttattatgaccaattattgagggccccgcaatttgcatttttatttggcgaggctcgtctcattattttttttttaaaaaaggataatcttagaatgactacatgttctatttttcgtttttctctaaaataaatgaagaaaaggtcctactttatttacatactttcgagttattatagttaagtttcgaaagtgagacgtttaaagagtttacatgagCAACAcatagaatgttctacatacaaaaagaaagaaaagactacattaaactacaacttcaaatctttctcattttttgcattcttgcttcgagtagcttacaagatgaaccaatgtatcagtttgtgtacctggtatttggaaagcaaggaaagaagatgaagatcagtagaagcagcagtagtgtaaatacacagcaacaacaggttcagcaacacagcaaaaccagtaacgaccagtagaataacccagcaacagATTGAAAAACCAGCAGTACCggaatgcaatcgcagtcaaagcagaagagagacggatacaagatgcagtagtttactgattttaaatAACACTCAAAGAAAGGCAAACGAAAATTATTCAAGTAAAGTtcaacttgtttttctcttttgctcttaaattctgatttctcaaaattcagtcacACTCTCaactttcttttttttgtttcttcttctaAAGTCTCTTCCTTTTTTCTCTCTAAGTCCAAGTCCTCCTTTTGTgtcaaagaatgactctatttataacaagactcttgtcttgaaccactccTCGAAATATTCCCATCATTGCATGCTTTGTTTCCCACTAccttaaacaaatgaattattccccactattttgtgtcttgtcccccactatattaaactaaagaattattCCCAACCCATTATGTGTTGTCTCCcatgcttaacttaaataattacattatttcccccactacattatgtcttgtcccccactatattaaacaattatatcatctccccactaatttatgtcttgtcccccacaatgtattattttaatattgttaatgcctagtggacaatgcactcagattaaataattgttcaaatgttcaattccaaaaatacccctccgaccttactgaaattaccattttacccgtgaacgtactgcaatttaccaatctacccccatcagctataaccaattccaaccaaaatacagcaaatataaccaatttctaaacaaattcaaacaacaaatcccatgaacacagattgaatcatacaacatcaaattaatgggaataagttaaccatattggaaACCAATCCTcgttaacttagacaaaaatgaatgagcaaggagacaacaatattaacaaaaaaagtaaactgaaacaacatgaatcacaattaaTTGAATCGAaaatgcaaactgaaatcatatgatgaacaacaaagagcaGGAAACCAAACAATACATAAAACGAAATTATCCGAACCAACTCAATATTAACAAAGCTACTATACATTCTACAACTAATAATCACGAATGACAAACCAATCAAACTTAAATTCGACTAAACAGAATTCAACGAATTTCTTACAACCAAGATTCAATCCAAGAACGATTCAAACTCcttaacccataatatttaaacaGATTTTAGCGGCTCTTATCTTACTCACATACAGATCATAAAATGAGAAAGGAAGATGAGACGGACCTTAAAACCTCTAACAATCCGGACCTCGACTTCGTATGAACTGTTTCGACGACCCCgaccaaaactcgaacaaacgaaATCGTGAGGTCTCGTTTTGGTTTTGAAATGAAGGCGGCGAAAACAAAAGTGAAGCAGCAGCGATGGGGTTTGGTTTTGAAGCAGCTGCTCGACGTCTTGGCTGGATGCAGCAGGAACAGCGGAAGCAACTTGGTTTTGAAGCAGCTGCTCGGCGTCTTGGCTGGATGCAGCAGGAACAATGGAAGCAGCTGCTCGACGGAGACGAAGAAGATGAGGCAGCAATGACAgggtctgtttggacgtagcagaagcagcAGAAACGAGGTGGGAAGGTTCGTTGGTGGAGCAGATGAAGCAAACCCcacgtccatggctggagctcgaaGATGGCAGTGGTCATTCATGGCGGCGTCAAACATGGAGCTCGACGaagaaggcagccatgggag encodes the following:
- the LOC138870309 gene encoding uncharacterized protein, with product MAAPPVKIPFPQKMKREKLDGQFAKVLEILKQIHINIPFTDALLQMPSYAKFLKEILSSKRKLEEVSVVMLTEKYSAIFQNKLPQKLGDPGSFTIPCTLGGVYFEKVLCDSGASINLMPFSIFRKLDLSEMKNIGISLQFADQSTKKPKGIIENVLVRVDKFIFPVYFIVLEMKECPDEPIILGRQFLTTRRAIIDVHQGQLILRVDEERVIFDMQKILRFSGDEASSSCFSIDMISDLADEFKDQLISYSMKIYLTKSGTAQDDDPAIRREAEILEKDSKDKEMQSEEVNQKLNSKFFLLI